The region ACCTGGGGGACTTGGTACATTTGATGTTTTCATGATTTTAGGACTTTCTCAGTTGGGTGTGAATCAGGGAGATGCAGTAGTCTGGATTCTTTTTTACCGTCTTTTCTATTATATTTTTCCATTTATGTTAGGTGTCGGATTCTTTGCACATGACCTTGGACATAGAATCAATGTCGTTATGAATCGACTTCCATCACAAGCATTGCATCGATTTGCTCAAATATTTACGACAGGGTTTTTGTATTTCGCAGGTATAATGAGTTTATTACTATCAACAGTTCCCAATGCGGTATGGGAAAATCGGGTCTTTGTAAAGTTATACCCGTACACCTTTATCTTTGTCCATCAACAAACTAATATTATTGTGGCATTTATGTTAATCGGTTTTGCTTCAGGAATTGCCGTTCGAAATAAGCGTGCATATTGGCCGACCGTTATTCTACTCGGGGTGGCTATTGTTAATACACTGGTCCAATTTTTCTCAATAAAATTGGCCGTTTTTATGTTGGTTGTTCTTTTCTTCTTAGTAATGACACGAAAAGATTTGGATCGTGAGCGGATGACGTTATCATGGGGGATCATTAGTTTAAATAGCGCTATTTTCATTGCGACGTTCGTTTTATATGCTGTAATTGGATATATTAATCAACCGCATCATTTGCGTAAAATTCCTGACCCTCTCCTTTTCCCATCTGAACGACTCTGGTTTGCGGGTTTCATTGGTTTATTGGTTGCAGCGTTAGTCTTATATGTCATATTTAGATATTTATCTGGTGGTAATACTAAGTTCAGTAGTTTAGGGTTTGAACCTGATCGTATTCAAAGCTTGATAGAACGATTTGGTGGTAATAAAACTAGTCATTTGGTTTATTTGAGAGATAAGCAGACATATTTTTATCAAGTAGATGGTCAAGATGAGGTATTATTTGCTTATCGAAAAAACGCGAATCGTTTAGTTATTATGGGTGAGCCAATTGGTAATTTTGAAAAATTTGAAGATGCAATCAGTCAATTACGAGATGATGCTGATCGCGAAGGATATTCACTGGTTTTCTATGAGATTGGTGAAAAACTTACAATGTTGCTCCACGAAATTGGATTTGATTTCATTAAAACTGGAGAAGAAGGTCGTGTTGAATTAAGTAGCTTTACTACGGTTGGTACAAAGCGAAAAGGTGAGCGAGCAACTCTAAACAAAATGGATCGTGAAGGATTCCAATTTGAAATAATACAACCACCGTTTTCGGGGCAAGATTTTTCGGAGTTAAAGGCGGTTTCAGAAGAGTGGCTCAATGGACATGTTGAAAAAGGTTTTTCGTTAGGATTTTTTGATGAATATTACCTTAATCAAGCACCTATTGCAGTGATTCGCGATAAAGAAAACCACATTGTAGCGTTCGCAAATATAATGCCTGAGGACGGAAAACGATCTACTTCGATTGATTTAATGAGGTACTCTAAGGAAGCACCCTCTGGCGTTATGGATGCACTTTTTATTAGATTATTCGAAAATGGGCGTGAACAAGGATTCAAATATTTTGACATGGGCATGGCGCCACTATCAAATGTTGGAATTTCTAAATATAGTTTTTTATATGAACGAGCTGCACATTTTATCTATGAATATGGGTATCGTTTTTACGGATTTCAAGGTTTACGTTCATATAAAGAAAAATATGTAACAAAGTGGGATTCGATGTATATTGCTTACCAACGACAAAGTTCATTAGTGTTTACCATGTTGCAAATTTTACAAATCGTAGGAAAAAAGAATGCAATTGTTGCAAGCTGATTTAAGTGAATGGTAGGTTTAAATTTAAAAAGGACTTAAATGATGATTATGACGTCATTTAAGGCCTTTTTTAGGTAACATTATATGCTTGATTAACTTCAAAATGGATTCTTTTATTCTGAGTCTTGATCAAGACGATCATTATATATTTTTGTGGAAAAGAAGTTATTTATTTTTAAGAATTTTTAATTCGCTTATCTGTGAGCATGAATGAAGGTGCTATGATAATAACTGCTATAATTGCCGACCACATAAATCCATTTTGGTAGGCACTATTTAAATCTGTTACTGAGTTAATATGATGCGTTGTAATAAAACTTGCCACAACAGTAGCTAGAAACGCGGAGCCAAATCCTGAACCAACCTGTTGAAATAGACTGGAACTCAAGGAAGCGGACGCCGTATCTATTTTTGCAATACCAATAAAAGCATCTGCTTGTGTAGCTGTTTTGACTGCCGCACCACCAATTCCACGAGCAAACATGGTTAAAGCAATTAACCAGTAGTTAGTATTATCATCAAAAAATACAAATGGAATTGTTCCAAAGACTGTAATGAAAATTCCAGTTATGGAAACCCAACGAGGGCCAATGCTGTCGATTAGTCTACCAATTAAACCACGTGATATTAACATACCAATGCTTTGGGGAATTAATGAGACGGCCGCCATAATTGCACTTTCGCCTCGAATGTCTTGAAAAAAAAGTGGTAAAAGAATCATGGGACCAGTTGTGATGAATCCGGCAAGTAGGGTTCCAATCATTGAACCAGAAAAGTTAGTGGATTTAAAAAGATGGAGTGGTAATATAACTTTATCATGTCGAATGATAGCGTGTAGAATGTAGCAACCAATTAGTAGTGTGCCTAGACAAATATAGCCAATTGTTGTGAGATTAGTAAAGTTGCCGTGATCACTGGCTTTAACAACACCATAGACAATGGTACTAGATATTAGTGCTAATAAGAAGATACCAATCCAATCAAGCTTGTTACTGCGATCTTTAGGAGTAATACTTGGAATTTTTTGAATTAATAGAATAGATGATACGACGACAATTGGAATGTTGATAAAGAAGATATAGCGCCATGAAGTATATTGTACGAGTAAGCCACCGATAATTGGTCCAACCATTGGACCCAGAGTCATTGGAATACCAACGATTGACATGATACGACCAATTCTTGAAGATCCCACGGAATCAACTAGAAGGGTTATGAAAAGTGGCATGATAATACCAGATGATAGTCCTTGCAGAATTCGAAAAGTAATTAAACTTTCTATATTCCAAGATAGAGCAGAAAATAATGAGGTAACTCCAAAGGCAATTTCGGCCCAAAAATAAACTTTTTTACCTGAAAAGTGGTTTACTAACCATCCAGAAATAGGAACAGCAGTACCCATTGCTAAGACAAAGCCTGTTATTGTCCATTGAACAACAGAAAGTGGTGAGTTAAAGTAATTGCTTAATTGGTTAATTGCAATATTTACCATTGTAGAGTCAAGCATTGGAGCTGTACTTCCAAATACTAAGATCCAAGCAATAATAATAAGATTGCGGGGGATTTTATCTAATTTTTGTGATGATTTTTTCATTTTATAACTCCTTGTTTATATTTTATATACACATTGTATTTAAAGCGCAAAATAAAGATTATACTCATAATCAATATATGTCAACAATGAATTTAAAATAGTTTCAGTATGTACTTAGTACGATGTTATAATATTGTTAAAATTGTCAAGCTTAGAAATGGGGAGTGAAATTGACAAGTAAAAAGAGAAATAGAAGATCCAATGAGGATATTCAAAAAGCAATTTTTGATGCAACTTTAGAAATAATGAATGAAGAGGGATTTGAGAAAGTAACGTTTGCTAAAGTTGCAAAGCGTTCTGGAACGAATCGTCCAGTACTCTACCGGAGATGGGAGACGCCTTTTGAACTCATTTACGATGCCGAACAATATGCAACAGATGATGTAGATTCTTTTGATGACATTGATTTTTCTGGGAAAACCATGCGAGAAAATTTAATTGCAATTTTAACTCATTTTGATGATTCACCGGAGTTTATGAAAGCATATTTAGTTGAACTTGGTCGTGGAACTGATTCTATTAATAAATTGTCAAAAGAGCTCCAAAAGCAAAATTTATTTATAATGGAACGGTTGTTAAGTCAGGCCCAATTAGATGGAGAGATAAAGCACACAGTTACAGATTATGTTAAACTACTACCTTTTAATCTTATCTTGTATCAAGCAATGATTGATAAAAGCAAGATAACAAAGCAGCTGGTGATTGAAATTGTAGACCAGGTGATTGTTCCAGCAATAATGGCTCAACAGGCATAGAATTAGAGGGGAAAGAAAGCATTATGCTAATATAAATGTACTAAAAAATACAGGATGGTTTAATGTGGAAAAAAATTTTGAAAAGTTTTTAAAACTTCGCACTGTACTTTCTGAACTTCCAACCGTTAGACAACCAATTTCCGAAACTTTTGATGAGAAGCGAGTGGAGCGAGAAGAAAAGAAACTCGACAAAATGACTAAAACCAGGGAGTTCTTGAAAAGGCCCAACGAATTTAAACGCTATTATCATGAGCTGACAGAATTAATTGTTCGAATTCAAGTTACAATGTTCAATCGAGATATTAAAGATTGGACTCCTGAATCACTTGCAGATGCTATGACAGAAGTGATACCGCTACTGGATATTGCTAAGAAATGGGATGTTCTCGATCAACTCGATGATGTTATGGCGGATATTATTTACTTTATAACTGGTCAACACCTAGTTAAACACGGGGAGAGAGAATTTACGGATGATTATTTTAAAATCATGAGCGAGCGGCGCATGTCGATTAATTACGATTTTGGCAGTGAAAATTTTTTAAAACATCAATTTAAGTCGGATCCAATCCAGCTAAGTCAGGATGACTCCGATTTATTATTTGTGGGTGGGATCAATTCTGAATTACTGGATAACTTAGAAGAATTTTTGAGTGAACAAAGTAAAACTGATAACAGCCTACAAATGCAGATTACTTATGCACTCTTAACTGAACGACCCAGGAATTTAATGGATGCTTTTTTCGCTACAGATTATGAAGATATTGAGGAAACAACTATTATTTATCAAAGTTTATTTGAACGCTACGTCGGTATTATGAATGTCGAAACTTTTATTGATATGTCTAAAGTGATTCATAAATTAGCGAAATTTTTAAATAGACAAGGCTGGGTGGATGATACAAAATATCAAGAACTTTTAAAACAGGGAAATCAACTTTTATTTTATATGTCGAAACTTAGTGAAAAATTTACGTCTAATAGTTTAGATAGGATTGAAACCAAAGTCTTTAATGGTCCGAATTATACAATTAATGCGTCGAATGCACGAAAGTATCTTAGTAAACCGGGTATAACCCTCATAAATACAAAGTTGCATCCAAATGAGAAATTTAAGCTGAAAAATGTGTTAGATGATCATCAATTGGATTTAGAAATAGCGCAGTTTCGAAAAAACATGGATTCCTTTCTGACTATAAGGATATCTGATCCAAATTTAATTTTTGACAAGGAACTTTTTTGCGAAGTGATTTTAAACATTCATAAACAAATGGTTCGTAAGTATAATCGTCGACTAAGCAAATGGACGACTAGAAGTTTAACGGATTGTTTGCGTCAGATTTATGCTGAAATAAATATTCTCGATGAAAAGCCACTTTTTTTGCGCTTTTTTGATATTTATTTGCAGTACCTAAATGAAATTGGAAAAATTAAGGATTATGGCACACTGCATCGAGCGTTAATGAATAGTAGAACTGATTACTTTGTTAATACAATAAGGCGGTTAAGTAGTAAAAAAACTTAAATTTTTATAGGACGATGTCACTATACAAAGATGTGATTTCTGTACATCGTTTTTTCCGTGGCAAAACTATTAGAACGGACTCCAGTGGTGATGTTTTATTCATCGTAGGGCCCGTTTTTTACTGTTTAGAGTAAGTAAAGTTTATTTTTGAGTACTATTCCAAGTTCATTAGTTCATTTTTAGGCGGGGGGTTGATTGGGGCAGCTTAAATGTTATTTAAATTAACGAAAAATCACGTTTAAGCAATATAAATGGTTGTTTACGCAAATTTGAAAACATCTTCGGAAAAAGTGAGAAACTACATAAGTGTCGAAAGAGAGAGGAATGAAAAACTTGAAAATAAAGCATTTTTTAATTGTCATAATTCTATTTATCATATTAGTATGTATAAATTTGTTTAGTGAGTAGTATTGGCTATTAGTAGGAGGATAAGTAATGAGATTCCGTAATTTCTTTTATAAAGGGGTTAATGCTTTATTGAACATAGTTGATGGAATTTTTAAGTACGTAAGAACCCATAGTTGGTTACGAAGTGTTTTGCTGAGTT is a window of Pediococcus claussenii ATCC BAA-344 DNA encoding:
- a CDS encoding TetR/AcrR family transcriptional regulator — translated: MKLTSKKRNRRSNEDIQKAIFDATLEIMNEEGFEKVTFAKVAKRSGTNRPVLYRRWETPFELIYDAEQYATDDVDSFDDIDFSGKTMRENLIAILTHFDDSPEFMKAYLVELGRGTDSINKLSKELQKQNLFIMERLLSQAQLDGEIKHTVTDYVKLLPFNLILYQAMIDKSKITKQLVIEIVDQVIVPAIMAQQA
- the mprF gene encoding bifunctional lysylphosphatidylglycerol flippase/synthetase MprF, encoding MKKIWGKIISFFEKHLTIIKLLFVFSVLTFVLREITKIAHDVSGQQVADAFASQTPIKLITMFVLGFVAVLPMLNYDAVVVKLLGEKYSPSYIFRSGWIVNTFTNIAGFGGVLGASLRVNFYGKKDAKKIVAAISKVALFLVSGLSMLSIISLVLIYFLGIGTEFQNYWIWLFGGALYFVAVWLFTRVNNSSFFDDLTWKIEGRLILGSTFEWLGCVALFILIGFLMNLPIHNFLSIVPLFVVASIVGEVSLVPGGLGTFDVFMILGLSQLGVNQGDAVVWILFYRLFYYIFPFMLGVGFFAHDLGHRINVVMNRLPSQALHRFAQIFTTGFLYFAGIMSLLLSTVPNAVWENRVFVKLYPYTFIFVHQQTNIIVAFMLIGFASGIAVRNKRAYWPTVILLGVAIVNTLVQFFSIKLAVFMLVVLFFLVMTRKDLDRERMTLSWGIISLNSAIFIATFVLYAVIGYINQPHHLRKIPDPLLFPSERLWFAGFIGLLVAALVLYVIFRYLSGGNTKFSSLGFEPDRIQSLIERFGGNKTSHLVYLRDKQTYFYQVDGQDEVLFAYRKNANRLVIMGEPIGNFEKFEDAISQLRDDADREGYSLVFYEIGEKLTMLLHEIGFDFIKTGEEGRVELSSFTTVGTKRKGERATLNKMDREGFQFEIIQPPFSGQDFSELKAVSEEWLNGHVEKGFSLGFFDEYYLNQAPIAVIRDKENHIVAFANIMPEDGKRSTSIDLMRYSKEAPSGVMDALFIRLFENGREQGFKYFDMGMAPLSNVGISKYSFLYERAAHFIYEYGYRFYGFQGLRSYKEKYVTKWDSMYIAYQRQSSLVFTMLQILQIVGKKNAIVAS
- a CDS encoding DHA2 family efflux MFS transporter permease subunit — protein: MKKSSQKLDKIPRNLIIIAWILVFGSTAPMLDSTMVNIAINQLSNYFNSPLSVVQWTITGFVLAMGTAVPISGWLVNHFSGKKVYFWAEIAFGVTSLFSALSWNIESLITFRILQGLSSGIIMPLFITLLVDSVGSSRIGRIMSIVGIPMTLGPMVGPIIGGLLVQYTSWRYIFFINIPIVVVSSILLIQKIPSITPKDRSNKLDWIGIFLLALISSTIVYGVVKASDHGNFTNLTTIGYICLGTLLIGCYILHAIIRHDKVILPLHLFKSTNFSGSMIGTLLAGFITTGPMILLPLFFQDIRGESAIMAAVSLIPQSIGMLISRGLIGRLIDSIGPRWVSITGIFITVFGTIPFVFFDDNTNYWLIALTMFARGIGGAAVKTATQADAFIGIAKIDTASASLSSSLFQQVGSGFGSAFLATVVASFITTHHINSVTDLNSAYQNGFMWSAIIAVIIIAPSFMLTDKRIKNS